The Ciona intestinalis chromosome 9, KH, whole genome shotgun sequence genome contains the following window.
aaaCTTTCGTAAATTCTCGTGATCAAAAAATCTCCACGACACAGACAGAAACAGATTGCTAGCGCCGTCTTGCGGAtggaaaaaatttaaaattagtgtAGGTGATGGATCCCCATTACAGATACAGAATATAGTAACACACTTGTACTGAAATTTCAAAGAATTTCTATCTGataattttttactaatttacgAAATTTACTAGAGGTATATGAAAGAttcagttttaataaagttcAAGCAAAAAAAGTTgcttttataacaactgttaaaGGCGAGCCAATGGAATCTTACGTATTTTCGGTTCCGTTTCCCAACATACCATAACGTTGTTGCCTCATTAAATAAGGCTTAATCTTGGATGTTATTTGTAATTACTGTATAGTATTTTTACCAGCGGACACATAAGCCGCCAGGAGTTTAAAGCTATTTAGATTATTCATTACAATTTAATAttcttacattttttacttatttcaTCCCTGCTGTATATGTTAATCGCTGGCTGAAGCTGGTGCCGGTGCAtggtggttagcgcgcctgcctatGGCCCAGATGTGCGAGTCTTGATGCTACTACAAAAACGAGCATGTGTGTCCTGGAACAATACACTTAACGATAACCTAGCGTGGTCCCTAATGGGCTGTCTAAACTCATATTCGTACTTTAAATAATCTCCCACAAAATTACTTatacatgtggtaactcaaaGCGGGTACGGGTGTATACACTAAAAATCCCTACTAAAATTAGTGTCCTTGCCTGGCCAACACGCGGGGATGAAGAATTCATTCTATGCTAGCGAATGAGTATCGGTGTGACTTCAACttttactataaaaaatacagCATTAAGACGAATAGAAAACATCAATGTTACAACCAAAGGACGTTTGTGGAAGTTCAGAATGCGATAAATTGACAACGAAACAACAGGATCATTTCGAAGACTTGATCGAAAGGTGTTTGAGAGAAGGTGCACGAAAAGGAATTCCGCATGCGTTAAATTTCTTGTGATGCTTTTGGGTCAGTGCCCGTTCTTTAGCTGCTCCCCTTGTAGGAATAGATTCTGCACTGCCATAATGTGATGCGCTTTCCATTGTTTTTGTGCATTTATCATCGCTGACAATGTTCACAGTGATGGTTGATTCACTTGCAACCATGTCTTTTTTTTCATCACAAttactgttgttgttattgttgttgttgttgttgctgctgtaCCGACCAAAACTAGACTTGCGAGATATAGTGCTGGCTCTTCCTGATTCAGCGACTGAATAACCACTTGATTTACGGTGACGGGGAGTCAAAGATTTTGATCTCTGCTTCGTACGTCGTGTAGCGTCGCGTGAGTTCGTTGACAGTCCTCTCTGCAGATgattaaaatttcaaatcCATTTGTAACAAGGTTatagcaaaataaaaatatgaacttAATCGATTTTAATCTCGGAAATCGAATTAAGTAACTTCcgtaaataattaattatccAAATATAATCCACTTTTCAATCCCCGCACCCACGCACCTTTATCGATATCGAATGTAGCAGAACTGAAAGCTTTGAAACTAGCTCCAATGTAGCTCTGACGTCTCGTAACGTCATCATTACTTTGCTAAATACGGAAGATTTTCCGTGTGCGGCTGTTTTCGCAGTTGCACTTAATCTCTGACAAGTGTTTGGGAGTTGTGCGCATGCGGATAGAACATCACTGCGCAGATACGAGCCGCCAGTACGGTACTGAAACCAAAACAATAGTATACTATGCAGTAAGATAGGATATACcgttagaaaaaatatatatagtagggtggggaaagataggacacgttttcattgtatttttcgtccaatttggtagtaaacaaagaacacttagagaattataaaaccatatatcctcgcgactcccatagaccgctgttaattgtttaaaatacgatcagggttttttaatattatgtgctaaaggtgtcccattttccccaccctgctaaaaaaacaaaatttccttattgtgttttgaacaattaacaacactctttaaAGGTCGTGAGCTACAGGTTTATgcatttctttgaatgttctttgtttattatcaaacgGGACGatagaaaaatgaaaacatgtctcacCCCCCACCCCCAACCAAATATAGTATACATCGTTTACATAAACACACACTGAAATGTACTATACCTCTTCCATATAAGATTCTGCTATTGTCCCACACCTTGAGGCGTACGACGAAGTATCGATAGCCGTGTTAAAGAAATCAGCTGTTGTATGGAGAGGAGGTTCACCACGAGTAAAGAGGTAAATATGTTTAGAGGAGCTAGCGACCTAAAAGAAATcctaaattaagttttttgaaCCGAAGatctatttttattatcaCTGTTTAAAGGTATTAGGCCGtgcttaataaaaataataatagtaaAAGTAACTAAATAAGTATTGTacaaaatttctaaatataattgagtctcaaaatgtacagccCAAGCGTTTTAACCAAATAATAACATgtaatacagttacattcttctatttaaaccctgtttaattttttctacttttatatactttatattagTTAAAGATCTACTGCACTTGCAAACGTAAATTTTAAGGCCATTAcgaaaaagacaaaaaagttggactcatttaaaaaaacaacaacataaaatagctgttaaaaaatataaccatTCGTTCTCTTATATTTACCGATTCAAAGTTTTCAATAAGAGCGACCGATGCGCCTTCCACGTCTCTCCAGTGTTGGCATTCCACATGACATTGTGCAGAGAGAAGTTTAATTTCCAACCCAAGGCGTGCCGCTACAGTTTGTTCCGATGTATCCAACCGTTGGTAAATGTTTCCACTCTAAAGAGGAGAATAACGCGAATAATTATTATTCTGAAATGACggtatttcattttaatatttttacagaagTTATGGTTACATTTAGACACAAGCActgtaatgtaatgtaatgtatCTTTTTCgcgcgtggcgaaaaaaacacagttcatacacttcgtgcccgttttagatttttatgtaGTTTATCGGTCAATACTATTTACTTATAGCTGTATTACCTACCCTTGCAATGGTATCATGTACAGGAGACGGTGATTTTCCCCCGCTTGCCTTTCGCGCCACGGAAGATAAATTTGTTTGCATCGAGGATATCTCGCTAGAGGCGACAGAGTGCCACTGTCCAATAAGTGCAGTAAAGTTCTCCACGGCCACAGGGCTCCCGTTTAATGACTGAGCCAAAGACACCGACCGTACAACCTGTGATGCGAATTGTTTAGTATtgtgggggagacgggatacctttagcacctaatatcgaaatatcctgatcgtttttaaacGGTCCATATGGGAGtcgagaggatacggttttataattctttgaaagttctttgtttactactaaatgataagagaaaatagaataaaaatgggtcctatctttcccacccaactatatattgcAGCTTTATAAAGTAATGTGCTCTTAAAAAGCATAGAATTAAactgaaataattaaataaggGTGCATTCTATGTCACTTGTATAGTTTGGCATGAACACTAATGGGTTtcatattcaatattttatttacacagaACTTATTCAGCAACTTACTTGCTGTGTTAGTCCTTCAATGAATTCACAGACGTGTTTAATGGAGACTATGTGACTCGGATCAACATGGCATTGCTGAGCCAACCGACAAGCTTCTTGTATCTGCGcaaagttggttttaaaaaatgcatatgAAAATGCATATAATAGTAGTATGAAGTAAAACAGAATACCGTTATCACTTGAAccctatatttcctgatcctATTTTGATCAATTAACAATGCAATTtcagagtcgtgagaatatgggtgtataattctgtagatatttttttgctaccaaatgggacgaaaatgAAACACGTCCCATTATGCCCCGCCCTGCTATACATATAATGGTGTACAGTGTAATATAGTGGCCACTTTATAATTCGGGTTActggtttgaaacaaaactcctttgaaaaaataatatgctGACTTACTGCATGCTGATGAGGAATAGCTGATTAAAAGTTAATCTGGGTGGTGGCAGttgtattactttttaaataagcaGAGAAACCCTATATGCCGCTACGCAAAGTTCAATTTTAAGTGGACAGTGACGTGAATTATATTCGATCTAATTACAATCGATTGCTAAAACAAACCGAAACGACCCGAGGGGAACTTACCTGTTTCGAGAACTCAGTAAGAGCGGCTACCGCTTTCGTCGTATCGTTGGCAATGTTTAGACTAAGACATTTAGAGAGTTCGGTAAGATTCTCAATCAGAGCCTCGACGTTAAAATTTCGTCGGTACAAACCAGTAGAAGACAAGTCGTTAGATATCCCGACGATGCGTGCAACTGCTGCGTTGCAAACCTAAGAATAGGAAGATACTAAATTTTTTACTGGTTAATGACATTTATTTACATCGGGCTTGTGTGCCTTTTcaataaaatgacaaaatttaaacaaaacgcaAGTGTATTAACCGTAGTGCACAGAATACATAATTGTATATAGCACTGTTAGATATGATGGgatacttttagcacataaatctcAGATTTACcaatcctgtttttaacatttaataacgctcttttagagccTTAAAGgtacaaatgtatatttatataaatgttttttgtttaaaattgaatgtatcgaaaaaggaaaacaaaaacattggccatcttactccaacctATTTAATCTTATAAAGAGTATACGAAACGTCAGTGTACAAGTTTCTGCTTGTCGGTCAATGGCTACTGTAGTAAACTCTATACAGATATTACGAGAGGTTTAGACACACCAAGTGTATTTGGTTTATTAGAATATTTATCTATACTTTGTAACTAGTTAGAGGGCGTgtgaaaatattatgtttacgtctgatgtttaaaacataacttacagaaagtttcatattttcaATTGCTTCTTCTACACTTGTGGAATGCATTTTAGCGTCGCTCGAACTAAgctgaaataaaatacaacactTCAGGTCTTAATCCTAAAACTATATTGCATCTGCTGGCCTTAAGGGGGGTACACGCAAAGGTCAtgcaatgttaaaatatttggcagATAACGGACTGCATTAAATTTACGAGTGTAATTAAAGCGACCGCCAGCAGCGATGGTCGCGTAATCTTTACAAATGAGACCTTAAATatcaataaattatatagttttgaccagcaaaatatttattggaAAATCGTATAAGATGTGGCTGAAAAACGGATTCAGTTTGTGTAAATGTACATATTCGTATTCGAACTTAAAACAAGTATTTGTACTGTTTCaaacttaaaattattacTAGTTCGGTTGGcaaattttcaaaaacatGTAGTGTAAACAattagaaactttttttattaatacttttatgttatattgCAGAAAACAAGTAATTGTACCGTttcaaactaataaaaattacTACTAATACGATttgtaaatttgaaaaaatgtaagatCCGAGCCAGACCGAATAAACGCATATACATTAAACCTATCATGCAGAATTATATACCTTCTGGTTTAGGAATGGTCCCAGTGACTTTCTTAATTCTAAGTCACGCCGTAAGATATCTGAACGTTGCTCATGCCCGCAGAAAGGAGAATCAGTGAATTCTAATGCTCGTTCCATAATCTGTGCAAATAGAAAAAGCAATCAAAATCGATGGTCACTATATGCTGTAGAAAACGTATAACGTATGGTACTGTAGGGTataagatagaacacctttagcacataatattcaaatatcctgatcgtgttttaaacaattaaacaacggtttataggagtcgtgaggacactgtatattatatttctttaagcgttatttgtttgctacctaatgggtcgagaaaacagaacgaaaaggtgtcccatattcccccactctaGTATACATTTAAATACGTTCTTTAATTTACCGTAATTTAAACCACATAATTCTTTAGATATAGTGCCAATAAACGCATTAAAGAATAGTACTGTACTTATACACTTCTATAGTTAAGATCATTTGTC
Protein-coding sequences here:
- the LOC100186161 gene encoding alpha-catulin isoform X2; protein product: MASMWRDVHVGGARRKREMANEKILNDLSNCLDDLPTKSMESNLRPLVQQIVALLRHRGSTSSSLLTSPVKAVSTDQTIHVVSKAVTTFVQAGKAAAPENQDLNSALIAACHDAVKAGESFCRVLTQQPTTSHSGSHLSGISPSTSGSGSQNGVDSGVDEDLDEESLNLSIGSESERKEGTRPHGILKSSSNSSKLQGHQQQAIKTENRGRTTLADSFSDDDMRKTQLVTSSWDTVTSVIQILMLADQAAVSEVTHANEMVVEGLTRLESCQNFHEFMREFTEFGRRMINLAHYTGARQKDLKSDVARAYISATRFELEKGTAVLLTSSKVYFRHPSSNLARAFRDNCFTNMRSVLARMAKSLETCRESKSLSASGSLDDGISSICLTEKVKKNDDTKYISAFSLLDNLKLTVSSCHNSASLPSYNDVTGSLRHSSSFGSRIERISKQIMERALEFTDSPFCGHEQRSDILRRDLELRKSLGPFLNQKLSSSDAKMHSTSVEEAIENMKLSVCNAAVARIVGISNDLSSTGLYRRNFNVEALIENLTELSKCLSLNIANDTTKAVAALTEFSKQIQEACRLAQQCHVDPSHIVSIKHVCEFIEGLTQQVVRSVSLAQSLNGSPVAVENFTALIGQWHSVASSEISSMQTNLSSVARKASGGKSPSPVHDTIARSGNIYQRLDTSEQTVAARLGLEIKLLSAQCHVECQHWRDVEGASVALIENFESVASSSKHIYLFTRGEPPLHTTADFFNTAIDTSSYASRCGTIAESYMEERGLSTNSRDATRRTKQRSKSLTPRHRKSSGYSVAESGRASTISRKSSFGRYSSNNNNNNNNNSNCDEKKDMVASESTITVNIVSDDKCTKTMESASHYGSAESIPTRGAAKERALTQKHHKKFNACGIPFRAPSLKHLSIKSSK
- the LOC100186161 gene encoding alpha-catulin isoform X1 is translated as MASMWRDVHVGGARRKREMANEKILNDLSNCLDDLPTKSMESNLRPLVQQIVALLRHRGSTSSSLLTSPVKAVSTDQTIHVVSKAVTTFVQAGKAAAPENQDLNSALIAACHDAVKAGESFCRVLTQQPTTSHSGSHLSGISPSTSGSGSQNGVDSGVDEDLDEESLNLSIGSESERKEGTRPHGILKSSSNSSKLQGHQQQAIKTENRGRTTLADSFSDDDMRKTQLVTSSWDTVTSVIQILMLADQAAVSEVTHANEMVVEGLTRLESCQNFHEFMREFTEFGRRMINLAHYTGARQKDLKSDVARAYISATRFELEKGTAVLLTSSKVYFRHPSSNLARAFRDNCFTNMRSVLARMAKSLETCRESKSLSASGSLDDGISSICLTEKVKKNDDTKYISAFSLLDNLKLTVSSCHNSASLPSYNDVTGSLRHSSSFGSRIERISKQIMERALEFTDSPFCGHEQRSDILRRDLELRKSLGPFLNQKLSSSDAKMHSTSVEEAIENMKLSVCNAAVARIVGISNDLSSTGLYRRNFNVEALIENLTELSKCLSLNIANDTTKAVAALTEFSKQIQEACRLAQQCHVDPSHIVSIKHVCEFIEGLTQQVVRSVSLAQSLNGSPVAVENFTALIGQWHSVASSEISSMQTNLSSVARKASGGKSPSPVHDTIARSGNIYQRLDTSEQTVAARLGLEIKLLSAQCHVECQHWRDVEGASVALIENFESVASSSKHIYLFTRGEPPLHTTADFFNTAIDTSSYASRCGTIAESYMEEYRTGGSYLRSDVLSACAQLPNTCQRLSATAKTAAHGKSSVFSKVMMTLRDVRATLELVSKLSVLLHSISIKRGLSTNSRDATRRTKQRSKSLTPRHRKSSGYSVAESGRASTISRKSSFGRYSSNNNNNNNNNSNCDEKKDMVASESTITVNIVSDDKCTKTMESASHYGSAESIPTRGAAKERALTQKHHKKFNACGIPFRAPSLKHLSIKSSK